The genome window TCGGATGGTAAGAATTAAAAAGACAACATTAGGACAAGACGCGGGTATTATTGGTTCGCAGGTTTTGGTTTTAGAGATGCTAGGAGCGCACCAAGCATAAAAATATGAGAAACACAATTCTAAACTTTATTATTTTCTTAACGTTGATTGGATGCTTGTGCGGAGCATTTTGTGTTAATGCGATTGCTCAAGAGAAGCAAAGTGTCCCTGATTCTGTTGTGTTAGATAGCGTTGATTTGAATGAAGGGATAATCGAGAAGGATGTTAATGAAGAAAAAACAGAGCAAGTATTTGAGGAGCCGAAAGAAGAAATTCTTGTGAAAGAAACAGTCAAAGAGACAGAGCCTGATTCTGAATCTGGTTTTGACGATCAGGTGATTAATCCTGTTGAAATTGATGGCGACAATGTTGAGCTTATGCAGGATGAGAATAAAGTTGTTGTTGATGGCAATGTTTCGATGGTTAAAGGCGATACTCGTTTAACCTGTGATCGCGTTGAATATTATCATAAGGATAAAAAAGCTTTTGCTCAGGGCAATGTCGTTTTATCTAATCCTAAGGGTCAAATATCTGGGGAGAATTTGATTTTTAATTTTGACACAATGACCGGAGAGTTTTCTGAAGCAAAGATTATCTCTGCTCCTTATTATGGACGAGGAGAAAAGATTTCTAAAGTTGGCGAAAATCACATGGTTATGACACAAGGATATATTACAACATGTGATTTGGACAAGCCGCACTATAAAATGAAAGCTAAAAGGATTGATGTTTATCCAGGAGAAAAGGCTCAGGCGCGTAGTCTTCGTATGATTATTGGCAAGCTTCCAATCGTTTATTTTCCACAGTTTACCCAGGTGCTTAACGATACAGAGCCTCGCGTGGTATATACGCCAGGCTATGATAAAGATTGGGGTATTTTTCTTTTGAGCGCGTGGAGATATTATTTCAATGAGAATTTTAAAGGTAATATTCATTTAGATATTAGGGAGAAAAAAGATTTTGCCTCTGGTTTTGATGTGGATTACAAGGTGCCTGGTTATGGCGAGGGGTTGATTAAGACATATTATATGAATGAGCGGAATATTACTTCTGATCGTTTTTGGGATGATCGACTTGATCCAACAGTGGAGAGAGAACGGTTTAAAGCAGAATGGCGTCATAAGTGGCGAATTGATGAGACAAGCAATCTTGTGTTGCAGTATTATAAATTAAGCGATAATGAATTCTTAAAAGATTATTTCTCGCGAGAATATGATAAGGATCCTAATCCGGAAACATATTTCTTGTTTACAAAGAATTTGAATAAGGGCATTTTTAGTTTTCGTGTAGATAAAAGAGTGAATCGATTTGTTTCAAGCGTTGAGCGTCTTCCAGAAATTGGATACGACATGACTAATCAAGAAGTCGGGAATACAGGTTTATATTTCCAAAGTCGAAATTTATTTTCTAATTTGTCTTATCCAGAAGCCTCGCCATCGGATGTAAGAAAAGATACAATCAGAATTGATTCTGTTAATTCGCTTTCTCTTCCTAGAAAGATTGGATTTCTTGATTTTACACCGTCGATTGGCCAGAGAGAGACATTTTATACTAAAACCAAAGATGATTCGCAGAGAAATATTGTTCGTAGTATTTTTGAAGCGGGAGCAACGCTAAGTACAAAGTTTTATAAAACGTTTGATGTTGAAGCTGATGTCTGGGGTGTGGAGATTGATCGGTTAAGGCATATTATTACGCCAACAGTTGCTTATTTATACCGCAATGAGCCTTCTTTTCCGGGTTCCAAATTGAATGTTTTTGATGCAGGAATCGATTCTATTGAGAGTGCACATAAGATAGAGTTTTCTCTAGAGAACAAGTTGCAAACAAAGCGTGATGGACAGAATGTTGATCTTTTGCGTTTTATTACATCAACAGACTTTCTTCTCAAGGAGGATCCTGGAAGCGGAAGTTTTAACAATATCAAGACGGACCTTGAATTTCGTCCAACGGAATGGTTAACATTTTATAGTGATTCCGATTACGATGTCCAGGAAGAACAGATTGTTTCAAGCAATTTTGAGATTTATGTTAATTCAGGGGATAAATGGTCGTTTGGTTTAGGTAAGCGGTATCATGTTGATGTTGATGACCAAATCACAGCACAGCTGCAATATGTGATTAATCCAAAATGGAGATTTAGAGTATACGAGCGATTTGATGTTGGCAGCGGTACTCAAAAAGAACAAGAATATACTGTTACGCGAGACTTGCATTGCTGGGAGATGGACATTAGCTTTAATGAAACAAGGGACCAGGGAAGTGAAATTTGGATGGTTTTCCGGTTAAAAGCGTTTCCTGATATGAGTATTGATATTATGAGCACAGGGTTTAATGAAAGAAAAGTAGGGTCTGAAAGAAATTTGTAAATTAGATGGGAGACTTCAAGAAGATGAATATTGCAATTATTGGCTCTGGATACGTTGGTCTTGTGACAGGTCTTTGTTTGGCGGATATTGGACACAAGGTTATTTGTGTTGATAGCGATATTTCGAAGATTAAGAAATTAAAGAAATTAGAGCTTCCGATTTATGAGCCGGGTCTCGAAGAGATCCTAAAGCGTAACGTTAAAAAGAAACGATTAAGTTTTTCATCTTCTGTAACGGATGCAGCCAAGAAGTCAGAAGTTATTTTTATTGCGGTTGGAACGCCTTCAAAGAAGAATGGGGATGCTGATTTAACGTATGTCGAGGGAGCTGCACGGGATATTGCCAAGGGCATGGATTCTTATAAACTGATTGTGGAAAAGTCGACTGTGCCAGCGCATACGGGAAAGAAAGTTCAGCATGCCATAAGGTTGACTCTTGATCAGAAATATAAGAATAAGAAAAATAAGAGCATTGATTTTGATGTTGCCTCTAATCCAGAATTCTTAAGAGAAGGATCTGCAGTTTCTGATTTTATGAATCCAGATCGGATTGTTATTGGTGCTGAAACTAAAAAAGCTAAAGAAATGTTGAGCGAAGTTTATAAGCCTCTGAAAGCTAGACTCATTGTGACAGATGTTAATTCTGCTGAATTAATCAAACATGCTTCTAATTCATTCTTGGCGACAAAAATTTCTTTTGCTAATGCTGTTTCTCAAATTTGCGATAAAGTAGGGGCTGATGTACTTAAGGTTGTCGAGGGCATGGGCCTTGATAGACGAATTGGCCGAGATTTTTTGTCCGCTGGCGTAGGGTACGGTGGTAGCTGTTTTCCAAAGGACGTGGATGCTTTTGTTCGCTTAAGTGAAAAAGTCGGGTATGATTTTGCTCTTTTAAAAGAGGTCCGTCAGATCAATGAATCTCAGAAAAAATCTTTTTCAAGGTTGATTGAAGATCATATGTGGATTTTAAAGAATAAAACGATCGGTGTTTTAGGGCTTGCATTTAAGCCAAATACAGATGATATGCGAAGTGCGCCATCGCTTGATATTATTCGGGATTTACAAAAAGAAGGGGCCAAAATCAAAGCCTACGATCCTCAAGCAATGGAGAAATCAAAGAAAATATTTTCTAATGTCAAATTTTGTAAAGATGCTTATGAAGTCGCCAAGGGATCTGATTGTCTTGTTGTTTTGACGGAGTGGGATGAATTTACAAAGATTAATTTTAGAAAAATTCGTCAACTAATGAGCAATCCTTTGATATTTGATGGCCGCAATATGTATAACAAGGAACAGATCAAAAAGTTGGGATTTGAGTATTACGGGATTGGGACAAATACTGTTTAGAAAAAAGGATATAAATGCGCATTGTTGTGACAGGTGGAGCTGGATTTATTGGCTCAAATTTTATTCATCATATTCTAAAGAAATATCCAAATTATAAGATTGTTAATATTGACAACCTTACTTATGCAGGGAATTTGCATAATCTTAAAGATGTTGAAAAGAATAAGAATTATAAATTTGTAAAAGCTGATATTTGTGACCGTAAAAAAATAGATCCATTGATCAAGGGATGTGATTGGATTATCCATTTTGCTGCTGAATCCCACGTTGATCGCTCTATTGAAAGTGCAGATATTTTTACCCTAACTAATGTTTTGGGGACTCAGGTGCTCTTGGATGCGGCTGTGCGCCATCGGGTAAAAAAGTTTATTCATATTAGTACTGATGAAGTTTATGGGAGTCGAAAAAAAGGATTTTTTAAGGAAACAGACATCCTTAATCCCAGTAGTCCTTATGCGGCAAGCAAGGCAGCATCCGATTTGATGGTTATGGCGTATCGCACAACGTATGGTCTTCCCGTGATCATTACGAGGAGTTCTAATAATTTTGGCCCGCGTCAATTTCCTGAGAAAATCATTCCTTTATTTATTACGCGCTTGATGGAGAATAAAAAAGTTCCTCTTTATGCTAAAGGCGAAAATGTGCGTGATTGGATTTTTGTTGAAGACAATTGCCGTGCCGTTGATTTGGTTGCTCATAAAGGAAAAATAGGGGAGATTTATAATATTTGTGCAAAGAATCACTTAAGTAATATTCAGCTTACAAAAAAGATTTTAAAACGAATGAAGAAGCCAGAATCTATGATCAAGAATGTCAAAGACCGGTTAGGTCATGATTTTCGTTACGCAATTGATAATAAAAAATTGAGTCAGCTAGGTTTTACGCCAAAATATTCTCTAGAACAGGCCCTTGATTTGACAGTTAAATGGTATGCAGGCAAGTCATGAAAGAATTAAAACAAAAGATTTTATCAAAAAAAGCTAAAATTGGCGTAATTGGATTAGGTTATGTGGGATTGCCTTTGGCTGTTAGTTTTGCACGCGTTGGTTTTACTGTTTTAGGATTAGACAAAAACAAAGCCCGTGTTTCTCGTGTGAAGGGTGGAAGAAACTACAACGAAGATGTTTCCGTTAAGGAGATTTCAGGGCTTGTACGCAAAAAGAAATTTATTGTTTCATCAGATCTTTCGTTGCTTTCAAAGGTGGATGTTATTTTTATATGTGTTCCGACACCGCTGAAGCGTAAATATACCCCGGACATTTCTTATATCTTAAGCTCAGTTAAAACTATTCAGTTCTATATTAAGAAGGGAACGCTTGTTATTTTAGAAAGTACAACATATCCAGGCACAACTGAAGAATTGATTTTACCAAAGCTTGAAAAAGGCGGATTTAAAGTAGGAAAAGATTTTTATTTGGCTTTTTCTCCTGAACGCATTGATCCAGGCAACAAGAAATATCCCGTTACGAAAATTCCAAAAATAGTTGGCGGCGTTGATAAAGCTTCAGGAATACTCTCTAAGATGCTATATCAGACAATTATTAAAAGTGTTCATCTTGTTTCTTCTCCAAAGGCAGCGGAAATGGTTAAGCTTTTAGAGAATTCATTTCGGTTAGTCAATATTAGTTGGGTTAATGAAGTTGCTATGATGTGTCACAAAATGAATGTGGATATTTGGGAAGTTATTGATGGGGCAAAGACAAAGCCTTTTGGTTTTATGCCGTTTTATCCAAGCCTTGGGGTTGGCGGTCATTGTATTCCAGACGACCCTCTTTATTTGTATTGGAAAGCAAAACATCACGGTGTTAGCTCAAAGTTTATTAAGCTCTCGGCGGATACGAATGATAAGGTTCCCGAATATGTGCTTAATCGCATGAAGGTTTTTTTGAAGGAAAATAAAAGGCCTTCTATGAAATCAAAAATTTTAGTTGTTGGAGTAACGTACAAAAAAGATGTTAAGGATTTGCGTCGATCGCCAGCAATAAAGTTTTTAGAATTGCTTAAAAAAGAAGAATACAAAGTTAGCTATTCTGATCCTTTAATTCCTTACTTGGAGATTGGGTCATTACATTTAAAATCAGAATATTTAAGTGAGAAAATATTAAAATTAGCTGATTGTGTGATTATTGCAACTGAACACACGGGTGTTGATTATAAGAAAATTAAAACGCATGCTAATCTTATTTTTGATTTATGTAATGTTTATAAAGGAAAAAGAAATTCTAAGTTAATGATTTTATAGTGGAGAAAGCATGGCTCAAAGAAAGAAAATATGTTTGATTGCAGGCGGCGCTGGATTTATTGGAAGCCATTTGTGCGACCGCATGATTCAAGACGGATACAAGGTTATTTGTGTTGATAATTTGATTACGGGAAGCCAAAGAAATATTGCTCATCTTTTAGAAAATAAAGATTTTTCTTTTTTCAAACAAGATATTTCTGAGGAATTTGTGATAACTGGACCGATTGATTATGTTTTGCAGTTTGCTTCTCCGGCAAGTCCTATTGATTATTTAAAATATCCAATTGAGACATTAAAAGTTGGGTCTTTTGGAACATATCATATGCTTGAGCTAGCTAAAAAAAAGAAAGCTAGATTCTTTTTAGCGTCGACTTCTGAAGTTTATGGTGATCCTTTGATTCATCCTCAGGTTGAAAGTTATTGGGGCAATGTTAACCCCATTGGCATTCGAAGCGTTTATGATGAGGCCAAACGTTTTGCAGAGGCAATGACTATGGCATATCAGAGAGAGCATAAAATAGACACGCGTATTGTTCGTATTTTTAATACATATGGGCCGCGCATGCAAACGTTAGACGGACGAGTTGTTCCAAATTTTATTTATCAGCTTTTGCATAAAAAACCGCTTACGGTTTATGGAACAGGGAAACAAACGCGGTCTTTTTGTTATGTTGATGATTTAGTTGAAGGGATTGTTCGACTTCTTCGCTCGAGCGTTAAAACACCTGTTAACTTGGGAAATCCTTGTGAATTTACGATGTTAGAGCTGGCTCAGATTATTCAGAAAGTAGCAAAGACAAAATGTCGCATTATTAGATGTCCTTTGCCAAAAGATGATCCTAAGCAGCGAAAACCAAACATTTCGCTTGCAAAAGAAAAACTAAAGTGGAAGCCAGTCGTTGATTTAAAAGAAGGATTGTCTCGAACCATTACATGGTTTGAGAAGCAAATGTAATTATATGAATGAGAATTCTAAGATTTTAGTTGTTGGACACAATGATGGAATTGAAAAATCATTGTTCGAATATTTTTCTAACAATAATTTTTCTGGTGTTTTTTCGTCATCTCAAATAGGGCTGGACACAACAATACAAAGTTCTGTGTATCAATTTTTTTCAGAAGTTGAGCCCGAATATGTTTTTTTGGGATCTGTTTGTTCTGGCGGCATTGAGGCAAACAAAAACAATCCTGCGGATTTCTTTTATAAGAATTCTGAAAGCCAGAACAATGTGGTGTATGCTGCGCAGAAGTTTGGTGTAAAGAAATTAATGTATTTTGCAAGTTCTTGTGTTTATCCCAAGGATTGTCCTCAGCCGATGAAAGAGGAATATTTAACGACAGGGCCGATGGAACCAACAAGCGTTGCGTATTCAACGGCTAAGCTTGCGGGCATAAAATTATGTGAAAGTTTTCGCGCGCAGTACGGGCTTAACGTTATTGTTGTAATTCCAGCAACTGTTTATGGGCCTGGATGCGATGTTGATTTATCAACGGCTCATGTTATTGGTGCTTTGATTCATAAATTTTATGAGGCAAAAGAAAAAGATCAAAAAGAAGTGATTGTTTGGGGAACAGGCAATGCTAGAAGAGAATTTATTTTTGCTGACGATTTTGTTCGTGCTTGTCTTACTTTAATGAAAAGATATGACAGCGCGCCGATTATTCATATTGGGTCAGGGGAAGATGTTTCGATTCGTGACTTAGCTTTAATGATTAAGAAAGTTTGTGGGTTTAATGGAGAAGTTGTTTTTGATGCAGCAAAGCCAGAAGGTGTGATGAAAAAACTTTTAGACAATACTAAAATTTTAGATTTTGGATGGAGTCCAGAAGTTACGATAGAAGAGGGTATTAAAAAAACTTTTCAGTGGTATGAAAATTTAAGAAAAGCGGAGATGATAACATGAAAATTTTAGTAACCGGTGGAGCTGGGTATATAGGGTCGATCTTAGTTCCGGAACTTCTTAAAAATGGCCATGAGGTAAGCGTTGTCGATAATTTTATGTACAATCAAAATTCATTGCTGGATTGTTGTTTGAATAAGAAATTAAAGATTGTGCGTGGGGATTGTCGAAATAAAACCATTATAGAAAAAGAGCTAAAGCAAGCGGATGCGATTTTTCCTTTGGCATGCCTCACGGGAGCACCTCTTTGCAAGCAAGATCCTCTGGCGGCACAATCGGTTATTGTTGATGCTGTAAAAATGATTTTAGATTTAAGAAGTCCTGACCAAGTAATTATTTATCCGACGACAAATAGTGGCTATGGTATTGGGCAAAAAGATAATTTTTGTACGGAAGAAACTCCGTTGAATCCTGTTTCGCTTTACGGAAAATTAAAGTGTGAAGCTGAAAAAATGATTTTAGATAAAGGAAACGGCATCACATTAAGGCTTGCAACTGCTTTTGGCGCAAGCCCAAGAATGCGTTTGGATCTTTTGGTCAATGATTTTACGTATCGTGCTGTATATGATCGTTGCGTTATTCTGTTTGAAGCTCACTTTAAGAGAAATTATATTCACGTTAGAGATGCTGCTCAGGCTTTTATGCTAGGACTATGTAATTTTGATCAAATGAAGAATGAGCCATATAACGTCGGATTAAGCGATGCGAATTTGAGCAAAAAAGAACTTTGCGAGGAGATTAAAAAACATGTCAAAGAATTCTATTTTTATGAATCTCCTATTGGAGAAGATCCAGATAAGCGTGATTATGTTGTGAGCAATGAGAAAATAGAAAAAAAAGGCTTTAAGCCAAATGTTTCATTGGCAGACGGTATTGAAGAATTAGTTAAGGCGTATCAAATTATTAAGCGTAGCCAATACGCAAATATTTAAAGTAAAGAGAGGATTTTATGAAAAAACAATTAAAGAAAAAAGCCTGGGATATTCGAAAGCATATTTTGAATATGTGTGTTAAGGCCGAGACAGGTCATGTGACCTCGTCGATGTCTTGTGTTGATATCTTAGTTGCGCTGTATCATGGGTGCATCCTGCGTCATGATCCTAAGAATCCAGATTGGAGTGATCGAGATCGTTTTATTTTAAGCAAGGGACAGGCTAGTCCTGCGCTTTATACTGTGCTTGCGGATTGTGGATATTTTAATATGAAGGAGCTAGATAAATTTGCTCAAAAAGATGGCAACTTTGGTGTTCATCTTCAAAACAGCGTTCCAGGCGTTGAAATTACATGTGGATCTTTAGGGCAAGGTTTTGGGTTTGCTGCGGGAACGGCGTTGGCAGCTAAGAAAAATAGAGATTTATTTTTAACATTTACACTTTTAGGTGACGGTGAGTGCTACGAAGGATCTATTTGGGAAACAGCGATGTTTGCATCGCACAATCATTTAAATAATTTAGTAGCGATTATTGATCGTAATTATTTGTGTGTAACTGATTTTACGGAAAATATTGTAAGCCTAGAGCCGATGAATGAACGATGGCGATCTTTTGGTTGGGATGTTGAATGTATTGACGGACATTCAATGGATGATTTGCTTGATGTTTTAGGACGTGTTCGTTCTCGTCGATCAACGCAACCTTTGCTAATTATCGCAGACACGATCAAAGGAGAAGGCGTCGAATCTTTTTGTTATCAACCCGTGTGTCATGGTATTGCTCCAAAAGGAGATGATGCTAAAAAAGCATTAGCCGAACTTGAAAGAAGGTGTAGCTATGAATAATATTACTCAACGTGATTCATTCTGGAATAAAGTTTATGATTTAGCAAAAGAAAATAAAGACATCATTGTTTTATCTGCAGATATGGGTGCGCCATCTCTGGATAAATTTAGAACAGATTTATCTGCTCAATTTGTCAATGTTGGCATCGCTGAGCAAAATGCTATTTTGATAGCTTCTGGTCTTGCGAAGGAGGGCAAAAGAGTTTTTGTTTATGCGATCGCTCCTTTTATTACATTTCGATGTCTCGAGCAGATTCGTGTTAATAATTCAATGATGAAAATTCCAATTACAATTGTTGGGGTTGGTGCTGGTTTTGGATATGAAGATTCTGGGCCCACGCATCACATGATAGAAGATATTGCGCTTATGCGTTCTATGCCAGATATCGTGATTAATAGCATCTCGGATAGCACGATGGCTGCGGCTGTTGCTGAGATGTCGACGCGGATGAAAAAAGCAAACTATGTTCGCTTAGATAGACTTGTTTTGCCAACATTGTATGGTCAAGAGGAAGACTTTTCTAAAGGTGTCGCAATTTTAAGACCGGGTGATATTTATATTGCAGCGACAGGCAGTATGGTGCATGTTGCGCTTGAAGCAGCAGAAAAGCTTAATAAGAGCGGAGTTAACGTCGGTGTCGTGGACGTATACACTATTCCTATTAATGAAAAGAATTTTGTTGAAGCTATCGACGGATCTAAGAAGCTAATCGCTCTCGAAGAACACTTTGTTTCTGGTGGGTTTGGTGGAGCTATCTGTGAAGTTTTGCAGGATAATGCTGTTACAATTCCTGTGAAACGTATTGGGCTTTCGATGGATCAAGGATATTGCTATAAATATGGCGGACGTGATGTCATTCGTCAGCATTATGGCATTGACGCTGACAGTGTTGTGCAAAAAATAAATGAATTCTTAAAATAAGTATAAGAAATTTAATGTCTCTTGATATTGTTTTAGTTAATCCAAGTATTCAAAAAGAAATGTTTGGCAAGCTCGGAGAAAGCCTTGCCGGCATTGAGCCGCCTTTATGGATTGGTCTTTTGGCCGCGGTTTTGCGGGATCGAGGATTTTCTGTAAAAATTATTGATGCAGAGGCTGAAGGCTTAGGCGCAAAAGAGACGGTTGATAAAATTATTGAATATAGCCCTTTAACCATTGGCATTGGGGCTGTTGGGGCTAATCCTTCTGCGAGTTCAACGCCGAAAATGGTTGGTGTTCGTCATGTCGTGTCTTTACTTAAAGAAAAAAATATAGCATCTGCAACAATTTTGTATGGTATTCATCCTTCTGCACTGCCTGAGCAAACTTTAAAAGAAGAAAGAGCTGACTTTGTTTGTCGGGGAGAAGCTTTTGAACCGATATCAAAACTTTTAGAAGAGCTTAAATCACAAAAAAAAGAATTGAATCTTGATATTAAAGGTCTTTGTTATCTGAAGAATGGAAATTTTGTTGATAACGGATGGGCGGATGTGGTGGAAGATTTAGACAGCTTGCCTTTTGTTGCATGGGACCTTCTCCCGATGGAAAAGTATCGAGCACATAATTGGCATTGCTTTGGTGATGTTAAGCATCGTTCGCCGTATGCGATTATTTATTCAAGCTTAGGTTGCCCGTTTCATTGTCATTATTGTAATATTCACGCACTTTATAGTGGCAATCCAGGCATTCGTTTTCGAAGTCCAAAACGAGTTGTTGAGGAAATCGACTATTTGGTTGAAAAATATCAAGTGCGGCATATGAAAATTTTAGACGAACTTTTTGTTATTGATAAGCAACGTATGTTTGAAATTTGTGATCTTTTAATTGAGCGAAACCACAATATAAATTTCTGGGCATATGCAAGAGTCGATACGGTTTCCGAGGAAGTTTTAAAGAAATTAAAAGCCGCAGGAATTAATTGGCTCTGTTATGGAATAGAGGCAGGCTCTGCGGATGTTCGACAAGGTGTTTCAAAAGG of Candidatus Omnitrophota bacterium contains these proteins:
- the rfbB gene encoding dTDP-glucose 4,6-dehydratase, coding for MRIVVTGGAGFIGSNFIHHILKKYPNYKIVNIDNLTYAGNLHNLKDVEKNKNYKFVKADICDRKKIDPLIKGCDWIIHFAAESHVDRSIESADIFTLTNVLGTQVLLDAAVRHRVKKFIHISTDEVYGSRKKGFFKETDILNPSSPYAASKAASDLMVMAYRTTYGLPVIITRSSNNFGPRQFPEKIIPLFITRLMENKKVPLYAKGENVRDWIFVEDNCRAVDLVAHKGKIGEIYNICAKNHLSNIQLTKKILKRMKKPESMIKNVKDRLGHDFRYAIDNKKLSQLGFTPKYSLEQALDLTVKWYAGKS
- the lptD gene encoding LPS assembly protein LptD codes for the protein MRNTILNFIIFLTLIGCLCGAFCVNAIAQEKQSVPDSVVLDSVDLNEGIIEKDVNEEKTEQVFEEPKEEILVKETVKETEPDSESGFDDQVINPVEIDGDNVELMQDENKVVVDGNVSMVKGDTRLTCDRVEYYHKDKKAFAQGNVVLSNPKGQISGENLIFNFDTMTGEFSEAKIISAPYYGRGEKISKVGENHMVMTQGYITTCDLDKPHYKMKAKRIDVYPGEKAQARSLRMIIGKLPIVYFPQFTQVLNDTEPRVVYTPGYDKDWGIFLLSAWRYYFNENFKGNIHLDIREKKDFASGFDVDYKVPGYGEGLIKTYYMNERNITSDRFWDDRLDPTVERERFKAEWRHKWRIDETSNLVLQYYKLSDNEFLKDYFSREYDKDPNPETYFLFTKNLNKGIFSFRVDKRVNRFVSSVERLPEIGYDMTNQEVGNTGLYFQSRNLFSNLSYPEASPSDVRKDTIRIDSVNSLSLPRKIGFLDFTPSIGQRETFYTKTKDDSQRNIVRSIFEAGATLSTKFYKTFDVEADVWGVEIDRLRHIITPTVAYLYRNEPSFPGSKLNVFDAGIDSIESAHKIEFSLENKLQTKRDGQNVDLLRFITSTDFLLKEDPGSGSFNNIKTDLEFRPTEWLTFYSDSDYDVQEEQIVSSNFEIYVNSGDKWSFGLGKRYHVDVDDQITAQLQYVINPKWRFRVYERFDVGSGTQKEQEYTVTRDLHCWEMDISFNETRDQGSEIWMVFRLKAFPDMSIDIMSTGFNERKVGSERNL
- a CDS encoding transketolase yields the protein MKKQLKKKAWDIRKHILNMCVKAETGHVTSSMSCVDILVALYHGCILRHDPKNPDWSDRDRFILSKGQASPALYTVLADCGYFNMKELDKFAQKDGNFGVHLQNSVPGVEITCGSLGQGFGFAAGTALAAKKNRDLFLTFTLLGDGECYEGSIWETAMFASHNHLNNLVAIIDRNYLCVTDFTENIVSLEPMNERWRSFGWDVECIDGHSMDDLLDVLGRVRSRRSTQPLLIIADTIKGEGVESFCYQPVCHGIAPKGDDAKKALAELERRCSYE
- a CDS encoding SDR family oxidoreductase is translated as MAQRKKICLIAGGAGFIGSHLCDRMIQDGYKVICVDNLITGSQRNIAHLLENKDFSFFKQDISEEFVITGPIDYVLQFASPASPIDYLKYPIETLKVGSFGTYHMLELAKKKKARFFLASTSEVYGDPLIHPQVESYWGNVNPIGIRSVYDEAKRFAEAMTMAYQREHKIDTRIVRIFNTYGPRMQTLDGRVVPNFIYQLLHKKPLTVYGTGKQTRSFCYVDDLVEGIVRLLRSSVKTPVNLGNPCEFTMLELAQIIQKVAKTKCRIIRCPLPKDDPKQRKPNISLAKEKLKWKPVVDLKEGLSRTITWFEKQM
- a CDS encoding NAD-dependent epimerase/dehydratase, whose product is MKILVTGGAGYIGSILVPELLKNGHEVSVVDNFMYNQNSLLDCCLNKKLKIVRGDCRNKTIIEKELKQADAIFPLACLTGAPLCKQDPLAAQSVIVDAVKMILDLRSPDQVIIYPTTNSGYGIGQKDNFCTEETPLNPVSLYGKLKCEAEKMILDKGNGITLRLATAFGASPRMRLDLLVNDFTYRAVYDRCVILFEAHFKRNYIHVRDAAQAFMLGLCNFDQMKNEPYNVGLSDANLSKKELCEEIKKHVKEFYFYESPIGEDPDKRDYVVSNEKIEKKGFKPNVSLADGIEELVKAYQIIKRSQYANI
- a CDS encoding transketolase C-terminal domain-containing protein, encoding MNNITQRDSFWNKVYDLAKENKDIIVLSADMGAPSLDKFRTDLSAQFVNVGIAEQNAILIASGLAKEGKRVFVYAIAPFITFRCLEQIRVNNSMMKIPITIVGVGAGFGYEDSGPTHHMIEDIALMRSMPDIVINSISDSTMAAAVAEMSTRMKKANYVRLDRLVLPTLYGQEEDFSKGVAILRPGDIYIAATGSMVHVALEAAEKLNKSGVNVGVVDVYTIPINEKNFVEAIDGSKKLIALEEHFVSGGFGGAICEVLQDNAVTIPVKRIGLSMDQGYCYKYGGRDVIRQHYGIDADSVVQKINEFLK
- a CDS encoding nucleotide sugar dehydrogenase, with product MKELKQKILSKKAKIGVIGLGYVGLPLAVSFARVGFTVLGLDKNKARVSRVKGGRNYNEDVSVKEISGLVRKKKFIVSSDLSLLSKVDVIFICVPTPLKRKYTPDISYILSSVKTIQFYIKKGTLVILESTTYPGTTEELILPKLEKGGFKVGKDFYLAFSPERIDPGNKKYPVTKIPKIVGGVDKASGILSKMLYQTIIKSVHLVSSPKAAEMVKLLENSFRLVNISWVNEVAMMCHKMNVDIWEVIDGAKTKPFGFMPFYPSLGVGGHCIPDDPLYLYWKAKHHGVSSKFIKLSADTNDKVPEYVLNRMKVFLKENKRPSMKSKILVVGVTYKKDVKDLRRSPAIKFLELLKKEEYKVSYSDPLIPYLEIGSLHLKSEYLSEKILKLADCVIIATEHTGVDYKKIKTHANLIFDLCNVYKGKRNSKLMIL
- a CDS encoding UDP-glucose/GDP-mannose dehydrogenase family protein; translation: MNIAIIGSGYVGLVTGLCLADIGHKVICVDSDISKIKKLKKLELPIYEPGLEEILKRNVKKKRLSFSSSVTDAAKKSEVIFIAVGTPSKKNGDADLTYVEGAARDIAKGMDSYKLIVEKSTVPAHTGKKVQHAIRLTLDQKYKNKKNKSIDFDVASNPEFLREGSAVSDFMNPDRIVIGAETKKAKEMLSEVYKPLKARLIVTDVNSAELIKHASNSFLATKISFANAVSQICDKVGADVLKVVEGMGLDRRIGRDFLSAGVGYGGSCFPKDVDAFVRLSEKVGYDFALLKEVRQINESQKKSFSRLIEDHMWILKNKTIGVLGLAFKPNTDDMRSAPSLDIIRDLQKEGAKIKAYDPQAMEKSKKIFSNVKFCKDAYEVAKGSDCLVVLTEWDEFTKINFRKIRQLMSNPLIFDGRNMYNKEQIKKLGFEYYGIGTNTV
- a CDS encoding GDP-L-fucose synthase, which translates into the protein MNENSKILVVGHNDGIEKSLFEYFSNNNFSGVFSSSQIGLDTTIQSSVYQFFSEVEPEYVFLGSVCSGGIEANKNNPADFFYKNSESQNNVVYAAQKFGVKKLMYFASSCVYPKDCPQPMKEEYLTTGPMEPTSVAYSTAKLAGIKLCESFRAQYGLNVIVVIPATVYGPGCDVDLSTAHVIGALIHKFYEAKEKDQKEVIVWGTGNARREFIFADDFVRACLTLMKRYDSAPIIHIGSGEDVSIRDLALMIKKVCGFNGEVVFDAAKPEGVMKKLLDNTKILDFGWSPEVTIEEGIKKTFQWYENLRKAEMIT